The following are encoded together in the Ovis aries strain OAR_USU_Benz2616 breed Rambouillet chromosome X, ARS-UI_Ramb_v3.0, whole genome shotgun sequence genome:
- the TCEAL9 gene encoding transcription elongation factor A protein-like 9: MKPCQKTEEKPENENEPKLEEVPKPEEKQEEEQKTEGTFRERLIQSLQEFKEDIHNGHLSKEDMFRNVNEIDAIRRVRNKLIVMRWKVNRNHPYPYLM, translated from the coding sequence ATGAAACCCTgtcaaaaaactgaagaaaaaccaGAAAATGAGAATGAACCAAAACTTGAAGAAGTACCAAAGCCTGAGGAAAAGCAAGAGGAGGAGCAAAAAACCGAAGGAACTTTTAGAGAAAGACTGATTCAGTCTCTCCAGGAAtttaaagaagatatacacaACGGGCATTTAAGCAAGGAAGATATGTTTAGAAATGTGAATGAAATTGATGCGATAAGGAGAGtcagaaacaaacttatagtGATGCGTTGGAAGGTTAATCGCAACCATCCTTACCCCTATTTAATGTAG
- the TCEAL7 gene encoding transcription elongation factor A protein-like 7 — MQKSCKENEGTPKCNVPKRQEECSYGEFQRQQTEGNFRQRLLQSLEEFKKDIDFRHFKDEEMTREGYGMERRLEEIRGLRKKCRALLSNRRHSQDRPYPI; from the coding sequence ATGCAAAAATCTtgcaaagaaaatgaaggaacaCCCAAATGCAATGTGCCAAAGAGACAGGAAGAGTGCTCCTATGGAGAGTTCCAACGCCAGCAAACAGAAGGGAATTTTAGGCAAAGGCTGCTtcagtctcttgaagaatttaaaAAGGACATAGACTTTAGGCATTTTAAGGATGAAGAAATGACAAGAGAGGGATATGGGATGGAAAGGCGTTTGGAAGAGATAAGGGGTCTGAGAAAGAAATGTAGGGCTCTGCTTTCTAACCGTAGGCATTCTCAAGACCGTCCATATCCCATTTAA